CGTCGTATCGCTGAAGGGCCTCGCCGACGCGAAGGTACGTCCCGAAGAGCTGATCGCGGATCTCAAGGCTCACCCGACCATCGCACCTTGGCTGCGCGGCGCGACCTTGAAGGAGTACGGCGCTCATCTGATCCCCGAGGGCGGATACGACACAATGCCGCCGCTTACAGCCGACGGACTCATGGTTGCGGGCGACGCCGCCGGGATGACCTTGGCCGCCGGCATATGGCTAGAAGGAGTCAACTTCGCCATCGGGGCGGGTCTCGCTGCGGGCAAGGCAGCTACGGATGCGATCGCCGCCGGTGACACCACGACCGCCGGCCTCGCCGGCTACCGGCGTGCTTTGGAATCGAACTTCGTCCTCAAGGATCATCAGCGCCTCAGACGGGCCCCGGGACTGGTCCTCTCGCAACGGATGCAAGGTCCGTACCCGAAGCTGATGTGCGACGTGGCCGAGCGAATGTTCACCGTGACCAACCCTGAACCCAAGCCTGGACTGGTGCTGCTCTTGCGACGGGCCGCAAAGGAGCAAGGGGTGCGGTGGAGGGACCTGGTCCGGGACGGCATCGAGACGATACGGGTATTCAGATGACCGCAAGATGGCAGTCGGTTTCGTTCGATGAGCGGATGTCAACCGTCGAGTTCCGGGTCGGCGAACGTGCTCACATCGTCGTCGACTCCGACGTGTGCGAATCCTGCACGACGCGCGCCTGCGTGACCGCCTGCCCGGCAAACCTCTTCGCGCCTACCTCGAGTGGGGGCATCCTCTTCAACTACGAGGAGTGCTTCGAATGCGGCACCTGCTACATGGTGTGCAACGAAGAAGGCGCGATCACGTGGACGTATCCCGATGGCGGCCAAGGAGTCGTGTTCCGCCATGGGTGAGCCCGATGGGTGAGCTCGGTGGGTGAGCTCGAGCGATGAGCTCGATGGGTGAGCTGAGTGGGTGAGCTCGAGCGATGAGCGCGAGTGCCGAGGTCGTCGTCGCCTGCCTCGCACCGGCGGATCAGAGACCGGAGGTCGATCCGTTGTCGGGAGAGGTCGTGGTCAACGACGCGATGGCAAGCCTCTCGGCTGCGGACGCGGCAGCGCTGGAGTACGCGCTCCGTGCCGGCGAGGCCTGGGGCGCTCGGGTCATGGCCGTCGCCGCCGGCGGTGCTTCCGTCGTCCCGGCGCTGCGCGAGGCCGCGTCGCTGGGAGCCGAAGTGCTTCGCGTTCCCCTGCCGTCCGCCCATGACTCGCTGCACGGCCCCCGTCGATGCGAGGGGACGGAACTCGCCGGCGACCCGGGTGTCGTGACTGCAGTCCTTTCGTCCGCTATTCGCGCTTCCGGCACGCCGGCGCTGGTGGTGTGCGGTGACCGGTCGTCGTTGTCGGGCGCCGGCGC
The genomic region above belongs to Acidimicrobiales bacterium and contains:
- a CDS encoding 4Fe-4S dicluster domain-containing protein — encoded protein: MTARWQSVSFDERMSTVEFRVGERAHIVVDSDVCESCTTRACVTACPANLFAPTSSGGILFNYEECFECGTCYMVCNEEGAITWTYPDGGQGVVFRHG